The following are encoded in a window of Rosa chinensis cultivar Old Blush chromosome 4, RchiOBHm-V2, whole genome shotgun sequence genomic DNA:
- the LOC112197916 gene encoding serine carboxypeptidase-like 13 codes for MLPKMNMFMGLRLLVTLLGLITSASASNITTKIVTTLPGYSGDLPFTLETGYIGVGDNEEVQLFYVFVESERSPAQDPLVLRFGAGPGCSGLHGFFFESGPLSFNSAHYNGSLPTLEDNPYSWTKGLNIIFLDAPVGTGFSYSTTQDGYYVDEYKYAAQGYEFLQKWLEAHPAYVENLLYISGESFSGLIVPMVVQKIVDGNENGSVPLMNIKGYLLQNPVTDSVIDGNAVIPYAHRLTLVSDQLYKAAKTSCNGEYVNVNSSNAACIADIDAIDQLIKDINKNSILEPDCTTSLPRSKKISTARRYLKELSKGLLSSPTNGPALWCREYNYMLLYIWANTKAVRDALGVRMGTKLLWKPCNTTLTGYTHEVNSSLSYHLNLTKRADLRALIYSGDHDMSVPHIGTQAWINILNLTVDEYWRTWSLDGQTKGYTKKLINNFFTLVFATVKGAGHLAAEYQPKEVAILIDRWMAYYPL; via the exons ATGTTGCCCAAAATGAATATGTTCATGGGCTTGCGTCTACTTGTGACATTATTGGGTTTAATCACTTCAGCTTCAGCTTCAAACATCACTACGAAAATCGTTACCACTCTACCCGGTTACTCTGGAGATCTTCCTTTCACATTAGAAACCGG ATATATCGGCGTAGGTGACAATGAAGAAGTGCAGCTATTTTACGTTTTTGTCGAGTCTGAGAGAAGCCCTGCACAAGATCCACTTGTGTTACGATTTGGTGCAGGTCCGGGTTGCTCTGGTCTCCACGGCTTTTTCTTTGAGAGTG GTCCATTATCCTTCAATTCTGCACATTACAACGGGAGCCTACCAACACTTGAGGACAACCCTTATTCATGGACAAAG GGACTCAACATCATATTCTTGGATGCACCAGTTGGTACTGGATTCTCCTATTCAACAACCCAAGATGGTTACTATGTGGATGAATATAAATATGCGGCACAAGGCTATGAATTCCTCCAGAAG TGGCTGGAGGCACACCCTGCATATGTGGAAAATCTACTCTACATTAGTGGTGAATCTTTCAGTGGCTTAATAGTTCCGATGGTTGTACAAAAGATAGTAGATG GTAACGAAAATGGAAGTGTGCCTCTAATGAATATCAAG GGATATCTGCTTCAGAACCCAGTAACGGATTCAGTTATTGATGGTAATGCAGTAATCCCTTACGCCCACCGGCTGACTCTTGTATCTGATCAACTTTATAAG GCGGCTAAAACAAGTTGCAATGGTGAATACGTGAATGTAAATTCAAGCAATGCCGCATGCATTGCTGATATCGATGCTATTGATCAG CTCATCAAGGATATAAATAAGAACAGTATCTTGGAACCAGACTGTACTACTTCATTGCCAAGATCAAAGAAGATAAGCACAGCTCGAAGATATCTCAAAGAGTTGTCCAAAGGTTTACTGAGTTCACCAACCAACGGTCCCGCACTTTGGTGTCGG GAGTATAATTACATGCTCCTATACATCTGGGCAAACACTAAAGCTGTCCGAGATGCTCTTGGTGTCCGAATG GGCACAAAATTGTTATGGAAACCATGTAATACCACATTGACGGGTTACACTCATGAAGTCAATAGTTCTCTCAGTTATCATCTCAATCTCACAAAAAGGGCTGACCTACGTGCTTTGATATACAG TGGTGACCATGACATGTCTGTTCCTCATATTGGTACACAAGCATGGATAAATATACTGAATTTGACTGTGGATGAGTACTGGAGGACATGGTCCCTTGATGGACAAACTAAAGG ATACACGAAGAAgttaataaataattttttcacCTTGGTATTTGCTACTGTGAAG GGAGCAGGCCACCTTGCCGCAGAGTACCAGCCAAAGGAAGTTGCTATCTTGATTGATAGATGGATGGCTTACTACCCTCTTTAA